The Aminithiophilus ramosus genome contains a region encoding:
- a CDS encoding NAD(P)-dependent malic enzyme: MSENDRIYREALELHRLFRGKIEVGCRVPLETAHDLALAYTPGVAEPCRRIAEDRDQVWSLTNRGNTVAVVSDGSAVLGLGDIGPEAGLPVMEGKCNLFKRFASIDAYPLVLDERDVDAVVAVVAALAPSFGGINLEDIAAPRCFEIERRLQERLSIPVFHDDQHGTAVIVLAGLMNALRFVGKSLHSARIVVNGIGAAGTAIVRILAARGARNVVCCDRFGVLSPDDERLTLPQRELAAGTNPEGRAGSLGDALVGADVFVGVSRPGLVSADMVRAMADGAVLFAMANPTPEIFPAEARSAGAAVVATGRSDFPNQVNNCLGFPAIFRGALDAGAKRITEGMKLAAADALAALIDDEALGAERILPSALDDRVVPAVARAVADQARAEGVCR; the protein is encoded by the coding sequence CTTCATCGCCTGTTCCGCGGGAAAATCGAGGTAGGTTGCCGCGTTCCTCTGGAGACGGCCCACGACCTGGCCCTGGCCTACACGCCCGGCGTGGCCGAGCCCTGTCGGAGGATCGCCGAAGATCGCGACCAGGTCTGGTCCCTGACCAACCGGGGCAATACGGTGGCCGTCGTCAGCGACGGATCGGCCGTCCTGGGGCTGGGCGACATCGGTCCCGAGGCAGGCCTTCCCGTCATGGAGGGCAAGTGCAATCTCTTCAAACGCTTTGCCTCCATCGACGCCTACCCTCTCGTTCTCGACGAGCGGGATGTCGACGCCGTCGTCGCCGTCGTGGCGGCCCTGGCCCCCTCCTTCGGCGGCATCAACCTGGAGGATATCGCCGCCCCCCGCTGTTTCGAGATCGAGAGGAGACTGCAGGAACGCCTCTCCATCCCCGTCTTTCACGACGACCAGCACGGCACGGCCGTCATCGTCCTGGCCGGGCTCATGAACGCCCTCCGTTTCGTCGGCAAGAGCCTTCATTCGGCGCGAATCGTCGTCAACGGCATCGGCGCGGCGGGGACGGCCATCGTGCGCATTCTGGCGGCTCGCGGCGCCCGCAACGTCGTCTGTTGCGACCGTTTCGGCGTCCTCTCGCCCGACGACGAGCGACTGACGCTCCCGCAAAGAGAGCTGGCGGCCGGGACCAATCCCGAGGGGCGAGCCGGTTCCCTGGGGGATGCCCTCGTCGGCGCCGATGTCTTCGTCGGCGTCTCCCGGCCCGGTCTGGTCTCAGCCGACATGGTCCGGGCCATGGCCGACGGCGCCGTCCTCTTCGCCATGGCCAACCCGACGCCGGAGATCTTTCCCGCCGAGGCCCGCTCGGCCGGGGCCGCCGTCGTCGCCACGGGGAGGAGCGACTTCCCCAACCAGGTCAACAACTGCCTGGGTTTTCCCGCCATTTTCCGAGGCGCTCTCGACGCCGGGGCGAAGCGGATCACGGAGGGGATGAAGCTGGCCGCCGCCGATGCCCTGGCCGCTCTCATCGACGACGAGGCGTTGGGCGCCGAGCGGATTCTCCCCTCGGCCCTGGACGATCGCGTCGTTCCCGCCGTGGCCCGGGCCGTGGCCGATCAGGCCCGGGCCGAGGGGGTCTGTCGCTAG
- a CDS encoding universal stress protein: MWRKTLFHHDLSEEATSLVDWAAGRLFAGETTLLLAHIVNPVLGPETPQSVRLAQEELERLAADLPPGVRTEIFVAAGDPLEELPRLARERGCTSALLLLDDADEAALVVPRLALPQLLLWKGRQHDEELFRSVAVALDLSPDRTEPLLAALAEGLGGRTDDLELLHSLSPSGPEAAPDLLLSADAALQEIGTELSGTFGSVRTALLTGDPEETVPDHLDRTRPSLLVLGLSRHGDLWELFLGGTAQRLLRRVTVPVLLLPVDAADPI; encoded by the coding sequence ATGTGGAGAAAGACGCTCTTTCACCATGACCTTTCCGAGGAAGCGACGTCGCTCGTGGACTGGGCCGCCGGCAGGCTTTTCGCCGGGGAGACGACGCTGCTGCTGGCTCACATCGTCAACCCCGTCCTTGGCCCGGAGACGCCCCAGAGCGTCCGCCTCGCCCAGGAGGAGTTGGAGCGCCTCGCCGCCGACCTGCCCCCCGGAGTCCGGACCGAGATTTTCGTCGCGGCGGGAGACCCCCTGGAGGAACTGCCCCGGCTGGCCCGGGAAAGGGGATGCACGTCGGCCCTCCTCCTTCTCGACGACGCCGACGAGGCCGCCCTGGTCGTGCCCCGACTGGCCCTCCCCCAGCTCCTTCTCTGGAAAGGGCGGCAACACGACGAGGAGCTCTTCCGCTCCGTCGCCGTGGCCCTCGACCTCTCGCCCGACAGGACGGAGCCGCTCCTGGCGGCCCTCGCCGAAGGACTGGGAGGAAGGACGGACGATCTCGAACTCCTTCACTCCCTCTCTCCCTCCGGCCCCGAGGCGGCTCCCGATCTGCTCCTCTCGGCCGACGCGGCCCTTCAGGAGATCGGCACGGAGCTGAGCGGCACCTTCGGCTCCGTGCGGACGGCCCTCCTCACCGGTGATCCCGAGGAGACCGTGCCGGACCATCTCGATCGGACCCGCCCCTCTCTGCTCGTCCTGGGCCTCTCGCGCCACGGCGATCTCTGGGAGCTCTTCCTGGGCGGGACGGCCCAGCGACTCCTCCGCCGCGTCACCGTGCCCGTCCTGCTCCTGCCCGTCGACGCCGCCGATCCGATCTAG
- a CDS encoding lysophospholipid acyltransferase family protein, translated as MPPRRQQKTWCALSCIERLARLLPRRSAVALGAFLGGVVHFVSRKKVDAAEARCVRALGVGVTTAREIVARSYRNLGRSVMEFYRLPLLSDGWDRLVTVHGEEHLRRAHERGRGVILLTAHFGSWELAAATVARRGFPMNAIGAEQRDERVTEKIASLRASAGVTTIGKGFDLKAALRCLREGQILGVLLDQDPREKGMVVPFLGLPASTPYGPVKLAHRLGAAVVPLFIVRRPDGTGHDLHLLPELEGRDGPFGEDLEADLALCNEVLSRWIAEYPDHWLWLYPRWMSTLDRR; from the coding sequence TTGCCTCCGAGACGACAACAGAAGACCTGGTGCGCTCTCTCCTGCATCGAGCGCTTGGCCCGGCTCCTTCCGCGACGGAGTGCCGTGGCCCTCGGGGCCTTTTTGGGGGGAGTGGTCCATTTCGTCTCCCGCAAAAAGGTCGATGCCGCCGAGGCCCGCTGCGTCCGCGCCTTGGGCGTGGGCGTCACGACGGCCCGGGAGATCGTGGCCCGCTCCTACCGTAACCTGGGGCGGTCCGTCATGGAATTCTACCGCCTTCCGCTCCTTTCCGACGGGTGGGACCGTCTCGTCACGGTCCACGGCGAGGAGCATCTGCGCCGTGCCCATGAGCGGGGGCGGGGCGTCATCCTTCTGACGGCCCATTTCGGCAGCTGGGAACTGGCGGCGGCGACCGTGGCCCGCAGGGGCTTCCCCATGAACGCCATCGGCGCCGAGCAGCGCGACGAGAGGGTGACGGAGAAGATCGCCAGCCTCCGGGCTTCGGCGGGCGTGACGACCATAGGCAAGGGTTTCGATCTCAAGGCGGCTCTCCGCTGCCTCAGAGAGGGACAGATCCTGGGCGTCCTTCTCGACCAGGATCCGCGAGAGAAGGGCATGGTCGTCCCCTTCCTGGGCCTTCCGGCCAGTACGCCCTACGGTCCCGTCAAGCTCGCCCACAGACTGGGTGCGGCCGTCGTCCCCCTTTTCATCGTCCGTCGTCCCGACGGAACGGGCCACGATCTCCATCTCCTCCCCGAACTGGAGGGGAGGGACGGTCCCTTCGGCGAGGATCTCGAGGCCGATCTGGCCCTCTGCAACGAGGTGCTGAGCCGGTGGATCGCCGAATACCCCGACCATTGGCTCTGGCTCTACCCGCGATGGATGTCCACCCTTGACCGGCGATAG
- a CDS encoding endonuclease: MTGDSPTLAFDPGRNKVGWALAREGGRLVASGIVAVGELDLFLDAFFGGELLADRWLREELVPRPWQIGPGRVILGTGTGSDLLARRLLLRHISFEEVDESFSTLRARELYWRLHPPRGLLRLLPSGLRLPPRDVDDLAAWSLLLSDGTSRE; encoded by the coding sequence TTGACCGGCGATAGCCCGACCCTGGCTTTCGATCCCGGCCGGAACAAGGTGGGATGGGCTCTGGCACGGGAGGGAGGACGACTCGTCGCCTCGGGTATCGTGGCCGTCGGAGAGCTCGATCTCTTCCTGGACGCCTTTTTCGGAGGCGAACTCCTGGCCGATCGCTGGTTACGGGAAGAACTTGTCCCTCGCCCCTGGCAGATCGGGCCCGGGCGCGTCATACTTGGAACGGGTACGGGAAGCGATTTGCTGGCTCGCCGTCTCCTCCTCCGGCACATCTCCTTCGAGGAAGTCGACGAGTCCTTTTCCACCCTGAGGGCGCGCGAGCTCTACTGGCGTCTCCATCCGCCTCGCGGCCTCCTCCGCCTCCTTCCCAGCGGTCTCCGCCTTCCGCCCCGAGATGTCGATGACCTTGCGGCGTGGAGTCTTCTTCTGTCTGACGGCACATCCCGAGAGTAG
- a CDS encoding chemotaxis protein CheX, protein MEAQNISKLVNSFGAALLSVGQSVGLSVRLDKGAIGPGVNAPGSRAAALIGFVGAGLQGTVAIMIDEAGFGAFVTSMSGGLLAPDMDDPVALSVLGELTNMVSGQAIMKLNVQGLDITPPQIITGENIKSVPSTSQGVRNFTLPFHVSGGRVFLVLTVHG, encoded by the coding sequence ATGGAAGCGCAGAATATCTCCAAACTCGTCAACAGTTTCGGCGCCGCTCTTCTTTCCGTCGGTCAGAGCGTCGGGCTTTCGGTCAGGCTCGACAAGGGAGCCATCGGACCCGGCGTCAACGCCCCTGGAAGCCGAGCCGCCGCCCTCATCGGGTTCGTCGGCGCCGGTCTCCAGGGGACGGTGGCCATCATGATCGACGAGGCGGGCTTCGGGGCCTTCGTGACGTCCATGTCGGGGGGGCTGCTCGCTCCAGACATGGACGATCCCGTGGCGCTCAGCGTCCTCGGCGAGCTGACCAATATGGTCAGCGGCCAGGCCATCATGAAACTCAACGTCCAGGGGCTGGACATCACGCCCCCTCAGATCATCACCGGCGAGAACATCAAGAGCGTCCCCAGCACCAGCCAGGGCGTGCGCAACTTCACCCTTCCCTTCCACGTCAGCGGAGGGCGCGTCTTCCTGGTCCTGACGGTTCACGGCTGA
- a CDS encoding chloride channel protein has translation MNSPAQKVGEVLSLIYSVVKWFALALVAGVLVGATAALFLKLLESGRREVLARPSTLRYLLLPLGLWASALLVAKLAPEAKGHGTEKVIEAVHKRSGRIALSVIPVKLVATLITLSVGGSAGKEGPCAQIGAGITSALASLLRFGDEDRKKLVICGISAGFAAIFGTPVAGAIFGIEVLFIGQMFYDVMLPSFVSGIAAYHTATLLGITYPDELLRAVPDLSGGYLLWGLAAGCFFGLVALAHIEILGLTERFFERLRLRGWQKPLLGGALLLGATALFGPRYLGLGTETIESALRGEAVPHGAFALKSLLTGITLSCGGSGGIVTPTLFVGAAAGSFFSSLSGLDPLFCAAVGLPAVLAGAANTPVAATIMAMELFGARLAPFAALACIVAFVISGHRSVYPSQILARPKSKILLVDKACPVDESSLRRRTSDLLLVRLWYYGKRLILRTKRPSR, from the coding sequence ATGAACAGTCCCGCCCAGAAGGTGGGTGAAGTGCTCTCCCTCATCTATAGCGTTGTCAAATGGTTTGCCCTGGCCCTCGTCGCCGGCGTTCTCGTCGGAGCGACGGCCGCCCTGTTCCTCAAGCTTCTCGAGTCGGGGCGCCGCGAAGTCCTGGCCCGCCCCTCGACGTTGCGTTATCTCCTTCTGCCCCTCGGCCTCTGGGCCAGCGCTCTCCTCGTCGCCAAGCTGGCGCCCGAGGCCAAGGGACACGGCACGGAGAAGGTCATCGAGGCCGTCCACAAGCGGTCGGGGCGGATCGCTCTGTCGGTCATCCCCGTCAAGCTCGTCGCCACTCTCATAACCCTTTCCGTCGGCGGTTCGGCGGGCAAGGAGGGGCCCTGCGCCCAGATCGGGGCGGGCATCACCTCCGCCCTGGCCTCCCTTCTCCGCTTCGGCGACGAGGACCGGAAAAAACTGGTCATCTGCGGCATCTCGGCGGGCTTCGCCGCCATCTTCGGCACGCCCGTGGCGGGGGCCATCTTCGGCATCGAGGTCCTGTTCATCGGCCAGATGTTCTACGACGTCATGCTCCCCTCCTTCGTCAGCGGCATCGCGGCCTACCATACCGCCACCCTTCTGGGCATCACCTATCCCGACGAGCTGCTCCGCGCCGTCCCCGACCTTTCCGGGGGATATCTCCTGTGGGGGTTGGCCGCCGGCTGCTTTTTCGGCCTCGTCGCCCTGGCCCACATCGAAATCCTGGGCCTGACGGAGCGCTTTTTCGAGAGGCTGCGCCTTCGCGGCTGGCAGAAGCCCCTGCTGGGCGGCGCCCTCCTCCTGGGCGCCACGGCCCTTTTCGGCCCTCGTTACCTGGGGTTGGGGACGGAGACGATCGAAAGCGCCCTGAGAGGGGAGGCCGTGCCTCACGGGGCCTTCGCCCTCAAGTCGCTTCTGACGGGGATTACCCTCAGCTGCGGCGGGAGCGGCGGCATCGTGACGCCGACGCTTTTCGTCGGTGCCGCCGCGGGATCTTTCTTCTCCTCCCTTTCCGGTCTCGACCCCCTTTTCTGCGCCGCCGTGGGGCTTCCGGCCGTCCTGGCCGGAGCGGCCAATACGCCCGTGGCGGCGACGATCATGGCCATGGAGCTCTTCGGGGCCCGTCTGGCCCCCTTCGCCGCCCTGGCTTGCATCGTGGCCTTCGTCATCAGCGGCCACCGCAGTGTCTACCCCAGCCAGATCCTGGCCCGGCCCAAATCGAAGATCCTCCTCGTCGACAAGGCCTGTCCCGTCGACGAGAGCTCTCTGCGGAGGCGGACGAGCGATCTTCTCCTCGTCCGCCTCTGGTACTACGGAAAAAGGCTGATCTTGCGGACGAAGCGCCCTTCCCGCTGA